In one Natronosalvus amylolyticus genomic region, the following are encoded:
- a CDS encoding HalX domain-containing protein — MTDEPEVLVVDDEARLADLFAAWLGTERPVAAAYNGEQALEMMTDTIEVVLLDRRMPGLSGDEVLQTIREEGYDCRVVMVTAVDPDFDIIEMGFDDYLVKPVSKDELLEMVKNVSTRSDYKTDIQEYYALVSKKALLESEKADRELADHDEYQQLCARVDELRDQVDETVSGMSSHDDFVGAFQDLQGEN, encoded by the coding sequence GTGACTGACGAGCCTGAAGTGCTCGTCGTCGATGACGAGGCTCGTCTTGCAGACCTCTTTGCGGCCTGGTTGGGGACAGAGCGCCCCGTCGCGGCCGCCTACAACGGTGAACAGGCGCTCGAGATGATGACCGACACTATCGAAGTCGTTCTTCTCGACCGCCGTATGCCGGGTCTTTCCGGTGACGAGGTCCTCCAGACGATCCGAGAAGAAGGATACGACTGCCGCGTTGTGATGGTTACGGCAGTCGATCCCGACTTCGACATCATCGAGATGGGCTTCGACGATTATCTCGTCAAACCCGTCTCGAAGGACGAGCTCCTCGAAATGGTAAAGAACGTATCGACTCGGTCCGACTACAAAACCGATATTCAGGAGTACTACGCGCTGGTCTCCAAAAAAGCGCTGCTAGAGTCGGAAAAAGCGGATCGCGAACTCGCCGACCACGACGAGTATCAACAACTCTGCGCACGCGTCGATGAACTCCGCGACCAGGTCGACGAAACGGTCTCGGGAATGTCTTCTCACGATGACTTCGTCGGAGCGTTCCAGGACCTACAAGGTGAAAACTGA